GCCATCAATTCCAGGTACTCGTACAAAGACATCTTTCTTCAGAATTGCTTAAACTCGATCTTTGACAGGGCAGCAAGAGAATCTATTTCAGCTTTGacaccattttttaaatttcattttatgtaattattttttgggTGATTATTTAATAAGATACAGACATTTGATGCTTCATTCAAAAACCTCAATAGAAGCCTCAGCTGTCAACGATGAAGCGTGGTGCAACCCTAGTCAAAGCACACTGAACATGCTGAGTTGACGGGGTTGACTTGCTTTGAGTTTGTGTTGAGATGCTGCTTCCATTACTTGAAAGTGATCTGTGTTCTTCTGCTGTGGCTTTGCAGGTAAAAAGCATgaactcctccagcagcagcacctgcgCAAATGAATCCACCTGTTGGGACCGAGCAGGGGAAGCTGACATCTGCAGTGTGGTCAACTTACCTGTGACCACACCTGAAAACCTCTACCTTATGGGTAAAGATACTTTAACGCTATGTTACCCCAGTGTTTGTAAATGGGAAGGACAATGAGCCTCACTATAAATCTGTTGAAATGATGgaagaatttatttatttatttcaattttttgaGGTTTTGTGTCAATATGAAGCTTTTGAGCTTCCGATTGTTTTAcgagattgtgtgtgtttgcaggtatGGATTTATTTGAGGAGGCTCTGAGGCGGTGGGAGGAAGCGTTGACATTTAGGAGCAGGCAGGCCGATGACGACGCCAGCTGTGCATCCGTCAAAACTGGTGCTGGAGACACCATCGCTGAGCAGGGCATGGAGGTGAACACACCATCACACTTATGATTAGGAGTCAGCCAAATAATGCATTTCAGATGTTTGTCAGGAGGCATTTTGTAAGAATTGATAGTGTTCAAACTGTAACTGGCCCATGAGGAAATTAATATctaagtaaataaattaattaaataattggCAGCATCTTCCTCATCCTGGGTCCACAGAGACGGTGTATTGATTCAAGCTCTGCCaactttttctcttctcttatcTGTGTACTTACCTTTCATACCAGAGGAAGGTACAGAGGAATAAACTGCACACAAAGCTGCACTACAGGTCACATACATGAATAACCAGACAACCCACTGGTGTCAGAGTTTAGATTGTATAACAGTTAACTCATTAGCTAGCTAAACTGGTTGGAAAGGTTTTGGATTAGCATGGGTCAAATAGTAAGGCTCAGGCACCCAAACATAATGACAGTTCTGCTGCAAAGGACATCCCCTGCTCTGGTGTGCCTCTTTAGAAAGCTTCTTAATAATTAGGTCACGGGGGATTCTCAAGGAACCCCTGAAAGACTTAATAGGGTTTGAGTGGTGTAGGTtgtaactgtttgtttttgtttgtggtgttttgttttgtttattttttaatacaaaaagtATTAATCCCTCTAACATACAAAGTAAGCTTTATGGGGTGTCCACACCAATAACAATAGATGTGATGTGTGAATAGCGGAGTCTACATCCCAGCTACGACAGTGGCAAACAATATAGTTGGAATCACTTTCAAACAGATTCAATGAATCATATAAATACTGACAGTGAATCAAAATCCTTCTGAATCCACAGGGCCTTCAATAAATTTGATTTTTAGGGCATTTCTCTCCAAAATAATGTTGCTAATTGATGGCATGTAGGAAAGACTTTTGAGATGGTCTACTCTAATaactcagtctttgttttttatagaATGTATTAAATGGGTAATATTAGATGCAAATTGCTCATCAAATACTGCAGACAGACTTTAGCACTAATGGGCTCTCTGAAGTTCCTTTCAATTTGAATGATGTTTTCTATGATGCTCTTCAGGATAATTGATGTTGACTCATGCCATAATAAATCTAATTTGTGTTCAAAAGATGAAAACTCTTGCAACTCCTCGCGTCTTTGAAGAATTACATAAAACCATCCAATTTCTTAAGCTGCTAACACAGCTGGTGCCACTGTTTACAGAACGTTATGATTAGTGATTGGTCTTAGTCTGTGTAGCCCTTTTAAGTTCATACTATCCTGAAGAACCAATAATCCTCAAACCCCTGTATTTCGGTTCCCAGACCTCACCATCATGACAAATTCAAGAAGAGAGTTGGTCCGATGTTGCAAAGTTAAGGAATGGGGCGGTTTTCACCACAACACCAAGGTGGATGAAAGTAGGATCCGCTTCAGGGCTTTATGAGTCATATTTCTATAGTTGAACttgactgtttttgtgttcaggATGTCATCAGTGTGGAGTTCATCCACAGGCTGAAGTCTCTGCTGCAAAGAGCTTACAGCCTCCAGGAGGAGTTTGAAGGAGTGTTGTGCATGTCAGAGCCTTCATCCCACAGCAACAGCCAGGGTGAGTCACTATTTATTCACAATATTATGTAATATCCATGATAACCACTGGGTTTAATGATATGTGCACCCGTACATCACTGTGTTATGCAACACATCATAAGGATTATTCTCCATGACAGATAAAATGGCAGACATTTTGGGCAGAGAGGATCTGGACGACGCCTGTCTGAGGGACAGCATCAGCATCGCCTCCACTGACTCatttgtgtctgctgctgaggtgagaggagcagtctgtagtgctGCAGCTATGATTATTTTCCTTATATACTATTCTGCGGCTTATTTATACtataaatcaattaataattcaGTCTATAAAATGGCAACAACTTATGTTGACCATGACCTTATGTTTAAACTGTAATACTAGTGTAGAGTCTTCAAACTAAAGTGAACAGTACTATAATAAATAACATGCTCCATAGTCGCATAGTTGAGCACCAGAgtggcagaggaagagaaacaaacatctAAATCTCAAACCGCAAGCTTCACACCTACAACCAGTTCACAGCAGGAGTTTGATTCAAATAGCTTTCATCCTCCTGTAAGTTCACCACCCGGTGTTTACCAGGACTCAGCTGATCTCCTTAAATCGTTAAGTCAGCGTGGGGGCTCGAGCTGAGTATCCGGTGCCACTGGTGTACTTGACCCACATTTTACTAAAATAAACTGGTGGGTACAAATCATTGATTTTTTCACTGAAGCCAAATTTCttgaaatgcagctgaaatgttGACCAAATGTTCATATAAAGGTATTAATGTGCCCCCCTGCTGAAAGCTGAAGGTGCTATTTATGTCTACCAGGATTGGGTGTTGAATGTACAGAAGACATTGTTTGATGTAAATGGTATCAAATGTACTTGGAGCTACAGTcaagtaaatgtgtttaaaagtgataaaaaataaattgttatttaatgtattcatgTCCACAAACCAGTAAATGTTTAACAGGCAGAGCTCCTTGCAGTCAAACTGGGTCACTTATACTCAGTGAGTCACTATAAATAGACTTTCAGCATTCCTCAGTATGCAGCATCTATGCAGCTCTAGCCCTGCAGCTCATTCCACTATAGTTTCCACAAAGCACGACAACATGGAGATGACAGTTTTCTAACAGAGTTCAAAACAGCTCAATTGAAGAACTAATAACAGCAGAAGCACAGATGTCAGACATGACCCATCATAAGGATTCTGTTAGCCCAAATATTAAGGATGTTGATAAGAGTGCAAATAAACTTAAAGGCATCTCTATTATATCTCTATGGTCTTAAAGATAATGTTGCGGCTCCCAGTAACCTCGTCAAGGTTTGCTTGCAAGTGACTTTCTTTTTGGTGATGTCATGTCACATGACCGTCAGATTTTATTAGTGAAGTTGAGACGCCTCGTAGTtctttaacaaaacaacaaaaaatgaccTCTGCACATTACATGAGGTTTATCTGTccaaagaaaatacagacagtGACTGTTTACATACACACTAATATTCCAAATGTATCTGGGATTTGTTAAGGGTCAGGGCATATTTCATTTGGATATTTTGAATTGGTCCTTcaaatgcagcatttttccAATTGAGACGTGGAAAATGCTGGTATTGTTCAGGTGAAGTGCTGCACAGTAGCAGACCAGACTGACATTGCAGTATTTTGGTTATCTGCGATATATACATTAGTCATGGAAAATGGGAACTTTGTGATTTTTGCTCTTGTGTATCATTCAGCAAAAAATGGTAGAAGGATGTATTTGAGTTAATTAGCTAAACTTGACATTGAATGTCCTGCGATGTGACTATTGCTGAAGCGTGCATTGCGATGTTGATGCTGAAAAGATTTATTGTGCCGTCCTAATACAGCGCATTCAGGATCCTAAATGGGGTTATTGCAgcagtttgtgacattttgtgacatACGGGGGGAATTAAATAGTCTGGtcgtaattaaaaaaaaacacagctacTTTCAGATATTATGGAAAACAAAGATAGTATATTTTTGGATTGGCACAAATATCGCAACACCCACCTTTTCAAGAAGGTGGTTGAACGAATGAAAGACAGAAGCTGTGACGAATGTGAACAGCACAGCTCCTGCAACGTTCATCTCCTTTAGTCGTGTACACAGCTTTGTACAGTTATTGCCTTATCATGAATAAggccaaaaaatgtaatttgtgcatgtaaacattcTGATATCTCTTTGTAAAGCatcagttaaaaacattttggaaatgtttgtaCCTCTTTGACGTCTTCAAATGTTCTGATGTCAGCCATCAAAATCTGAAAGCTTACTATTTTTACATGAATGTTCAAGACTAAGAGGAACATACTGCATTAAGAACAAGAAGCTTTGGCTGCATCTCATTTCACTGTTAATCTCTCTACCAGGAATGGGATTGAATGATCATTATTCAGTCAACCataatctctgtctgtctttgtattAGCTGTCTGAGCACCGAGAGCTGAGGAGCGTCTTGGCTCTGGGTCATCACCCTTTCTACGAGGAAGCGCTGCAGCTGGCCGAGGATGGAAAGATCTCCTGCAGGGTGCTGCGGTACTTAAACTAATCACTCTAATAGACGTGAATTACAGAGAATTGACATTCCTGGAACGAGCTGTGTGATAACGcaatttgtgttatttttcaggACTGAGATGCTGGACTGTTTTGGGGATGTAGATTTCCTTGCAAAATTGCACTGTGTGCGGCAGGCATGTCAGGTACAGTATAACCTTACATCTTATAGATAAAAAGTGGATggttgttttcagttgttttttaccatataaacaaaatgtatatatagacagaaaagcagcaaaccaGCCGTTTAATGCACAAACTTGTGTAGAATTCTAGTATTCACTGTTTTTGTACCCATAAAGTAAATAAAGGATCTGTTTGgagtaaagtgttttttttctccagctcatTTTGTGCGAGAGAACGACCAGGATGTTTCTGGCCGAAACGGGAAAGAAAATACTGTCTTCCATTATTGTGAAAGCTCAGAAGGTACGACTGAAGCCACAACTAATGAAGATGATACACCTTCAACGAGTGCTTCCCTTTCTAACAGTCATCGTTTGGTTTTCAGAACCCGAACCGATTCGAGGAAGTGTTTGAGGAGATGATTTCCTTCCTGGAGCACACAGAGCACTGGGAGAACACAGAGGTGGAGCTGGCAACACGAGGggtaatgtctgtctgtctggtgacAAGTTTGAATAAACAAcctctcttcttctcatttATAATGTCTCATACTCTTCCTCTCCAGGTGAAGCACTTGAACTTCTATGATATAGTGCTAGACTTCATCCTGATGGACTCATTCGAGGACCTGGAGAATCCACCAATCTCCATCCAGAACGTGATCAACAACCGCTGGCTCAACAGCTCCTTCAAGGAGACAGTGAGTCAGATTTCTTCGGGAAATGAATCTTCTGAAAACAAATTCAGTGATTTATTGCAGCACTATGATGATAATCATACCACAGAAGAATAATACTAAAACTTTCCAGATAAGAATGCTGTGTTGGTGTATGGAAAATGTAGAGTTGGTTTGAAAAGGCCAAATCGAAGGTTACAAAActactttttattcttttctgagatactgagttttaattttaagataaaaaatcTGTATGTATTTCACAGGCAGTGGCATCAAGTTGTTGGTCAGTGATGAAGCAGAAGAGACAGCACATGAAGGTACATCAAAATTTTTCTGATGAACAAGAGCAGGCCTGTGACGGCTGGATAAACACTTAAGATATCAGTCTCGGTGCTTCACTGCTTCTGTCTCCTTTATCTCAAATCCTACATTTTACTGATTCCACAGACAACTGAATAATTACTGCATATATTAGTTGCCAATCCGTTTTTGTCAGGACATTTCGAGCAATCTCTGTTGTTTCGCAGGTGGCGGACGGCTTCATTGCCCATTTCTATGCCGTGTGTGAACAGATCAGCCCCGTTCTCGCTTGGGGTTTCCTGGGGCCCAAGAGCTCCCTGCACgacttctgctgcttcttcaagGTCAGTCTCAGCACCGgaaaatattgtgatatctGCCAGAATGCTCTTCTAACAGGGTTTTTACTTTTGCTGATGTCACAACTGATGTTTCTACCTAAGCAAGCTCCCTGTTTCATACTCCTGAGGTTAGCATTGTATCTACGTAGGACACACAGATTTCAGGTTTTGTAGATTATTTCTCGAAaagtattcattttaaaataaatctaaacTGATTCAAtaatttaaagcatttaaaggtacagtgttGGATTAAGGGGAATGTTTTGGCAGGAGTGAAATataatatgttttcatttttaggaaACCATCTGAAACCGagaataattgtgtttttgttaccagAGAAATCTTTGCTATCTTCAGGGGAGGAGGTCCTCTTTCACAGAGGCCGCCGTTTTTAGTGTTCCTGTCCCCGAAAACGCTTCTACAcaaattgtttatttcttcctcAGGATCAGGTGCTACACTTCCTCAAGGACATTTTCGACCTGGACAAAGTGCGTTACTCCTCAGTGGAGAGTCTAGCAGAAGACAtgctccacctgctgcaccGGCGCTCTGAACTGTTGTTGGCCTACCTGGGAGCCGACGCCCTGCGTCCCGTCAACAGCTGCAACCCTCCACAGGTACAGCTGGTGCCCAGTGCCCTGCTGGAGGCACAGGTGCAATGAGAAATGAGAACTCATCCCCCAAACAGACCTGGGGTCGTAAAACACTACACGCATGGAGATCTCAGCAGTTATTCAAGGATGAAGTCAGACCAAAGAACCTATCTGTAGGTAGGTTTGAATGACTTGACTCTTCACCCGCCTGGTGCATAAAATTGGTTAAACCAAACACTCACTCAAaaactttaatgtaaaaatgtcacagaggTCTGAAATCCACTCATCACATCTCCCATCATGCTGTGCGCTCTCACTGCTGTGGATCTATACAAACTGTACCAGTTGTCTGCCTTcacttcatctcctctccccaTTCCTCCTGTCACTGTGCCATGGCAGTGCACGTTAGTTTTCAATATCATAGCAATAGTATTTGTAATTTAAACTTGCTGTGAGACTGGCATTAATTCTCGTGCTGTAGATATTACGCTGTGTGAATTAAGGCATATGTATTGCTGTTAAGAGCAATTtgtgtgaaaaaggaaaatatttacaCTATTTATTTTACTATACAGCGAAATGATGcaggatttattttttagaaGTTGTAGTCTTACCTGTTCGCTTCAGTGGATTGTGATCAGCTTCCAACATGCAATAGTATGAATACAAATGTTATATAATAGATGTTTACCAGATATAGAtttattaaatgcattttcaCATCTTGTTGAACGTCAGCAATGCAAAACCATTAGATGTTCTTTGTTATCAGCACATGTTGCacagagaaatgtaaaatgactcAGACTTGCTGTAAAAGGGAAAGTTGTGGTTTTTTTGGCACTCACAAAGCCTCATGCAATAATTTCAAGTCCAGCACACGCAGCCTGCAGCCCACGAGGCTCTTAATCCCAGTGTACTATCAGccacaggaaataaaagattATACACCAATATTATGTAATCCTACAGCTGTTAAACAACTTGTACCGCTCTGATTTTTATGATGGGCAAACACACAGGAAGCCTTACTGTCGACGCACACGTTCAAACCTCGTGGTCATCACTGAATGTCAGTCTGAAGAGGAAGACTGCGACACATTTATTGTTGTATTGCTCAGTCACTGCCATGTACAGAACATGCACAACATTGACGCTTTATGCAGTGGAGTTACTACTGGAATGtgttaaagataaaaaataaaaactcctTAGAGATGATTTACTGCAGGATGTTCCTTTTAAAAAGGACATTGCTACCAATTTTAGCcattttttaaagtgtgtttacaggtctaaTTGAGGACTACTGCGcctgttgtggctccagaggaagctgataAAATTGCTTATGGGATGCTGCTCAAGACAACGTAAAATTAACATGTCACCTCCAGTGCTGCTGCATCAATTTTTGATCCATTTCTTTTAACTGTCCATAATGCATTTAACAATGTTGTAGGACCAGTGGACAGCTTTTGATAAAACTGATCACCaatttcccataatgcaacatttATCAGATGGCATACGGCTTCTTCCAGAGCTAAACAAGACTTTAATACTCaacacatatgcagtagtactctaAGACCTGTAAATGCACTCAAagtggtggagttgccctttgAAGGATACGTTCAGATTATTTGCTATCGTTCTTAAAACACCAACATGCCCACGTGTACCTTGAAATCTTCCTAATGTGATTGATGGGGGACAAAATCCAGTCCTATCTGACTGATTCAAGCTTAATAAATGTGACTCTTGTTTAATTTATCATCCAACATAACTTGTCAGAACTGGGTTATAATCAGCTTGTTGGGTAAACATTTTAACTCATCACCGTAGGCTCCAGTAACTGACACTGGGCTTTTTGTGCCATTtgcagacatacagtataaatTGAATGATCAATCTTGAAAATGACAATACTGAATTGTTTTTTAGAAGATCCTGTTTAACTTCTGAAATCCATCGGCGTTAAGAGCACTGGAACTTAATATCCTCATTCAGACTTTAGCTTCAGACTAAAGGTTCAGGATTTTGTCCCCTCCTTTTCTTACATAGTCATGTAATggtcttttcttgttttaagaTCTTATTTTGGCAACACAGGGAAGAAAGTTTTACATTTGTgagttcactttgtttttgtgtacaaataaaatttaaaaaaaatgacttactgcacttgtttttcctttttaaactAGATTTACAGCATTGTGGTCATATGCCCACATGAACCAGGTGAGTTGCTGCTCCTAAGCTATGGCACTGAATAATGGCCAGAACCTTTTTTGGAGGATTTCAGCTTCTGAGAATTTAAGTCAGAATTCTAAGGAAAAATCTGAAGACAGTCactccacattttttttttagacatgtTCAAAAGAACAGGATGCAATTAGGTCACAGCAACATTGACCAACTGTTAGCAGTTCATCCTCCAGTGCACATATGTACCAACGTTTAAAGAAATATCCTCAATGCCTCCAGCCATGGCTATTGCAGAGGCATAAAGTTTGTGTCACCCTctacagtttaaaataaaactcGTGTATATTAGTCTAGTTTGTTTGTTACAACTTTATTAATGAACAtggcaacatttcaaaaaatcAGAACAGTtaattcagaaaacaaaaaccaatAGCTTTGATAATATACACAACACATGAAACCTTTTTACCTCTAAGGCATGCTCCTTGTTAAGTCTTCTACACCCCCACGACCTCTGTGTTGAAACACTGAGCATCTTACATGTACAGAGTGAACAGCCTCAAACAATAAGTGACCCTTTAAAACTACAGAGATGTGATTTTAAACTGATAACCCCAGATTTACTGCCAATAAAAGTGCATATGTGATTGAAAGTTCATTAGTTCCTGTCCTCATCCAACTTTCTAAAGCACATTCCTACTGACTGACTAACAGTTACTGATGAAAGGCATTGAAGCGATTATAAACCatcagacaataaaaacagtcagTCCGAGCTGAAAAACATGTATCTGACCAACAGTTTGCAATcacagaatttaaatttcattgCGTTGCTGTTTTTACCTTATCACTGGAGCTCTTGAACGGTCTACGTTCAGCAGTGGGAATGACTCAAAGGATTCCTCCATTTTGGGGACAAACTACGACAGGGCCTGATTCTATGACCTAAGCTTGCAGCATCCTCCAACACTGTGAGCGAGAAGTGAAGGCAGCAGCGTTTCAATAGTAGGTTTGCACTGCACTTGAGGGCAGATTCACACCACgacagaaattaagaaatatattcatgtatttcacCATTTTGACCTAACTGTTGAGCACATTGCTAACTTCTGACAGCAGTTTGCATGGCATGCAGTTGAATAAACCAGAATCAGAGTTGTCTAGAGCATCGATTTCATGTCAGTCAGACTTACCAGGATGCAAAATTAAGGCTAGTATCAAATATTGAGCACATACGACAATGACAACATTTCCTCAGTGAGCCTATTCAACCACTTTTTCTCGGTAACAAGTCATACAGCTCATATCATGCAGTTCATTCATGAAAGCAGGTCATCTTAAAGGGCTTAGAGATCCTGGACATAGCTTTACGACTAGGCATGAATGCATTGAGGCATGTTAAAGACACAGGTAAGCATTTCGTTTGCATGTATAATCAATCGGTCATGTCACTGGACAAAAACACTGGTTTCCTTAGGTTTCGCTTACCTGTGTTATTGCAGCAGAACCTAAGGTGCAAGGTCTGGGACGACACTGCAAAGATCAGATATATTGCACTGTTTGCCATCAGTGAACAATGCAGTCaaataattcttttttttttttaagtcttagAAATTAACAGCCTTTTACAACAGTGCTcattcagaaaatgtcagaatcaaTACTGAACTAGTCAGAAGCACTTCCACTACTAGCATTCCACATGCTCATATAGGACATTAAAgtaataaacagcagaaaccTAAGCATGCTACACTGGAGTTATGCAGGAGGACTTGTTCTAAGCAATATTTTGCAAtaaatggcattaaaaaaacaaaaaaaaaaacagtctcgACTAGACAATGGCACTTAGCAGATCAAGGAATTCAAAAAACGCAAAAGAGAACCCACATGGACATCCTTACACAGTTCCTACCAACAGTGTAACAGAGTGCTGACATTCAAACCCTCAGTTAAGAAAATCCAACTACCTACACAAACAATCTACAGAGCATCAACATACTGTGAAGATTCAAAGACTGAGTTTTATGGAGTCAAAGTCAAGACAAGTCTCAGAAACATGTGACTAAAGGACTATTATTCCTCTCCTCAGAACATTTCATACTTACCCAGAGACAGGGGGGGGAAATGGCAATATTTGACAAAAATACTACATCGTTTGCAGTTTATAATGCATCAAAAATAGGCGGGTATCTCTCATAGTCAGTCACAGTTTTGTACTTACAGTATAGGAGGGCTCAACTGATGGATGACGACTGCTTAGCCACCCTCGACCCTACAACATCTATCTTCTTATATTGGATAAACACTAACAGAGTGGGCACAGCAAAACGACTTTtgcaatgtttttatattaaaaaaacattcttttaaaaaacaaatttataCATGAGAGTTAGTTCGCAATTTCAAAA
Above is a window of Acanthopagrus latus isolate v.2019 chromosome 21, fAcaLat1.1, whole genome shotgun sequence DNA encoding:
- the miga1 gene encoding mitoguardin 1, with protein sequence MTHETLTSSQLSVKAAALRMVDLPLSVYGSLAQVSVSTGTKKLVAATAFGAVSLLFLARHFQRRKGRKKTHSPQWEQAGFEFSFPALVENDNTSQNITLTLNSKNGCSSGLVLTTGDYRKLSGSLLSLASVKSMNSSSSSTCANESTCWDRAGEADICSVVNLPVTTPENLYLMGMDLFEEALRRWEEALTFRSRQADDDASCASVKTGAGDTIAEQGMEDVISVEFIHRLKSLLQRAYSLQEEFEGVLCMSEPSSHSNSQDKMADILGREDLDDACLRDSISIASTDSFVSAAELSEHRELRSVLALGHHPFYEEALQLAEDGKISCRVLRTEMLDCFGDVDFLAKLHCVRQACQLILCERTTRMFLAETGKKILSSIIVKAQKNPNRFEEVFEEMISFLEHTEHWENTEVELATRGVKHLNFYDIVLDFILMDSFEDLENPPISIQNVINNRWLNSSFKETAVASSCWSVMKQKRQHMKVADGFIAHFYAVCEQISPVLAWGFLGPKSSLHDFCCFFKDQVLHFLKDIFDLDKVRYSSVESLAEDMLHLLHRRSELLLAYLGADALRPVNSCNPPQVQLVPSALLEAQVQ